From the genome of Ziziphus jujuba cultivar Dongzao chromosome 4, ASM3175591v1:
CCGACAAGCTTAACCGAAGATCAAACTTGCTGCCAAACAgagatattattatatataaattcatccaaattgcttaaaCAGGGAAATATCTGCTGGTCATAGTTCCACAAGTTGATGACTAACGTGaacaatcaaaatcaaatctTATGCAGATCTTTTTACTTTGTTTCATTTGATGCCctaatatttaaatatccaaacaaTATTTAGTGACAGTATGATTTATTGAGCTTGTTAATTAAACACTGACCACAAGAGAGCTATTAACAACGTACAATATCTATTAATGTATATCTCTCCTCAATATCACAGGAAGTGGGTTAGTTATCATGAATACAAGTaagattttttcttctttagcaGGAAACTAAATAAGGTTATTTACAAATATCAGCTAGGTATTTTAAGCATTGTGACCATAATTAATGcatgtacatgtatatatttatatatgtgtatatatatatatacatacatagagataatatttttatgatatgaatatttctattttttattgtgtGGGCGttcaaaaaaatgataatttttttaaaattttttattaatattattaattaagacaacgatttcttaaaaaaataaattattattttttaaaatgtctatacaataagcaaatataaatGTCTGTTTAGCACTATAATGCTAACTATATGTAGCACTACAAAACTTTACAAGATATTTAAAATTGATCATTGAACAGGAAGAACAGACACCTTTTCTACAAGGCCTGAATGCTGAATTGATGAAATTAATCTTCATTAATTAACCATTGAAAACTGAACAGTTGCATcattttaattaacaaaaatgaagCCCTTTGCTTCCTCAATGTGCTAGTTAAGCAAGAAAAGAGCCATTACTTAAATTAACAGTGAGCAAGATAATTCCAATAGTATTCCTTGTCCCTAAACGCTCACCTCTAGTTTGGAGATAAGTTACAgctaagtagaaaaaaaaaaaaaaaaaaagcccaaaaagaGTGTAAAAGTTAAAAAGGTAAAAGGTGTCACCAATGCTCTCTGGTGTCTATATCACAAAAGGGTAAAATTATTTCTGACGAAGAGGAATGGCCATAAGATGAGGCTACGAAAATTGAAAGTGAGTGCATCAAACTGAACCACCATCACTCAATTCACACCCGTCCCTTGGACGAGATAAGATCTTGGATCTTCTTCCACGTGGCACCGTCGTTGTGGTGAATCATGATAAGGCTGGAATTCAAAAATTTTTCTTCCCTTATGTGGCCAATACAGTCGGATGTCAACATCAACTATGATCTAACGGTCGAAAATAGTTGTAAATAAAGTCTAATGGTTCACAACCATAGGATACAAGTTAGTTGATTGGAGCACTATACATAGGGAGTGGGGGAGTTAGTCTGCAATTCTAAGCGAAGAGAAAAACAGAGCAAGAAAAGAGCAaagctaacaaaaaaaaaaagaaaaaaaaatggcttcCTCCATTATGTCATCGGCCACTGTTGCCACACTTAACCGTTCCACTCCGACACAAGCCAGCATAGTGGCTCCTTTCACCGGTCTCAAATCGTCCTCCGCTTTCCCCGTCACCAAGAAGGCCAACAACGACATTACCACTCACGCCAACAATGGCGGAAGAGTACAATGCATgcaggtatttatttatttatttatacttataCATAGTTGGTCTCGCTTcctaataatttgattttcttttttttcttttttttttaataacattgtACATTATATTAACTAGAGAAAAGGGTAATAAAAATCGATTCATTTTTCTTCAACTAAAATCTATTTTTGGTGAACAGGTGTGGCCAACAACTGGAAAGAAGAAGTTCGAGACCCTATCCTACCTTCCACCTCTATCCAGAGAACAATTGGGCAAGGAAGTTGACTACCTTCTCAGGTCGGGATGGGTTCCCTGCTTGGAATTCGAGTTGCaggtatatatattaatatataataaaatattactgaAAAATGTGCCAATCCCTCATCATAAATTGTGCATCATTAGCCAATAGTGGTATCCACTAAGGTTTTCATCCAGAGTTCCAAATCAAATCTAAAGTCTTATAAACTACAATACCTGTTTATAGGCCCCTCTTAAACACTAAGTGGTTGTAAACTTGTAAGCTGTTTCTAGACTATATTTTTGGTCCAAAAGACaaaattgatttgttttttgtttttttggtagcACGGATTTGTATACCGTGAGAACCACAGATCTCCAGGGTACTATGATGGAAGGTACTGGACCATGTGGAAACTTCCTATGTTTGGATGCAATGACTCAGCACAAGTGTTGGGCGAGCTGGACGAGGCAATAAAGGCATACCCCAACGCCTTCGTCCGAATCATTGGGTTCGACAACGTTCGTCAAGTGCAATGCATCAGTTTCATTGCTTACAAGCCTCCTGGTTTCTAAGCACAAGCACCATCCATCCTCcatcttttatttattcttataaTATATTATCCAGCAAATTAAAGAGGAGGTCGACATCGGCTACTACCTtgttttaaaaacatatatatttgtatttagcccccaaaaaaaaaaaaaaaaaatgtcccttttttctcctctttcttttttctgtttttttttaaccaagaCATTCTCCTTTGTTTTCTCGAATTCCTTGTGTTCGGAATTTCCGATGGAGTTGGTTGAGAATTgttgaataaaatatatttggttttcatgttaattaattacttttttttcttcttttttttgtatatgttgcttaataatttaatttgttctgattatatatattatgccaACACACCACTACCCATTAATAGaatgatttattattaatttcctGGTGATCTTACTGAAATCGGTTAAACATATATTTTGGTTTAATACATATGTTTTTCCTTGATGAtcattaaagttttaaaacaaTCAAAttctaccaatatatatatatatatatatatatcaataaaattcatataatctaatcaatataattcataaaatctaAAGACCTCTACATTTTACTTGGAAATCGATTGGCGTTTGATTATACTACGGATTATGAGTGCTTGGCACTGTTGCATTTTACTAATCATTGTCTTGCACTTCTTCATTAGCCAATATACGTCCGTCATTTCAATCTGCTTCATATATCCGAACAAATCCTTCATCAACAGTGGCGGACCCACGTTATAGGCACGGCccctaagctttttttttttaaacatatttattgtaattttcaaaaaaaaaaaaaaaaaaaaaagggaaaataactccttaaatagataaatagtcCCCTAATAAAATCTTAatcttttctatatatattattatcttttgcAAGTATTTCTAAATCATAAActaaattctatttttaaaaaaactaaatttatttaattaataggtactaatttaattatgtattaaaaATTAGGTTACAACCATTCTTTTTAGAACttacttaataattattttagttagtttttactatatttttttggtattaattcattttaatttttaatttttaaattttctagtcttttattaattatagtattattattattttttagcagAACATTATATCGACTTTACTTTTTGCGtcctaatatttgatttttctggatatatttatttcttttagctATAATAAATAGCTCCTATAACATATATACCTTAATAATCCATCCAAACCAAAGATTTGTATGATATCCTAAATAAAGTACCATTTAAATATTCTTTTCATATAAAACTACtgtaaaaattcaattaacaatacttttatttataatattggataattttttgttttctaaaacataaatatatatttgtcccACAACTTCTAAGTATTTAAGTGtgttggacttttttttttttttttgggtaataattgtGTTGGACTCCACCTCTATTCatcaagtaataataataccatACACTTAATTTACCACCAACTTGTTTAGTTTGATTTCAATTAAGGTCCACTAAAATTCTTTTCTGTAAGTTAATTAAATCCTAACCGCAACGAATACGTGCAATTTACCCGACAACAATATTAGCAATTTCGAAATTTGACTCCAACTTGTCACATGCCAGCTAAATATATTGATATCCAACTCGTCATGTTTCATGATTGGCATTGGCATTGTCATTATTTGTAAAGTTATCTATGTGAACCTCGTTTTATCCTCGATTGCATCAAAATGAACAATAGATTAAGGTATgaattgaaagaaattattttttagaaggCTTCAATTGAAATCCgacaaaacaaagaaacagtAAAAAGTATTGTA
Proteins encoded in this window:
- the LOC107417353 gene encoding ribulose bisphosphate carboxylase small subunit, chloroplastic, yielding MASSIMSSATVATLNRSTPTQASIVAPFTGLKSSSAFPVTKKANNDITTHANNGGRVQCMQVWPTTGKKKFETLSYLPPLSREQLGKEVDYLLRSGWVPCLEFELQHGFVYRENHRSPGYYDGRYWTMWKLPMFGCNDSAQVLGELDEAIKAYPNAFVRIIGFDNVRQVQCISFIAYKPPGF